The segment CAGGCGCTGCACCACCTTCACCCAGTTGCCGGTGGCGTTCTGGGCGGGGAGCACGGCGAACTCGGCGCCCGTCGCCGGGCTGATGCTGTCGACCACCGCCTTCCAGGTGCGGCCGGGATAGGCGTCGACGGTGAAGGATGCCTCCTGGCCGATCCGGACGTGGGTCAGCTGCGTCTCCTTCAGGTTCGCCTCGACCCAGGGCCGCTCGCTGGCGATCAGGGTGAAGACGCGGTCGCCGGCTTCCAGATACTCGCCCGGCTGCAGATGCATGTTGCTGACGATGCCGGCGACCGAGGCGACGACCGCCGTGCGTTTCAGGTCGGAGGCGGCCTTGTTCCGCCGCGCGACCGCCTCGCGGTACATCGCCTGCTCGTCCGTCGGCAGGTCGAGACTGCCGCCGAGGCTGGTGAGGATCTGGTGCATGCGGGCGCGGATGACGGCGATGCGCTCGCGTGCCACGTCCAGCTCCAGCCGCGCCTCGTCGAGCTGCACCGTGGAGGCGGCGCCGCGCGACTGCAGGTTGCGGTAGC is part of the Constrictibacter sp. MBR-5 genome and harbors:
- a CDS encoding HlyD family secretion protein; this encodes MMRRRLLRLVLLIALPAVLIVAGVTVWLSAGRYVATENAYVKNDIVHIAAEVDGRVVEVSVEDHQAVAAGAPLFRIDPEPYEIALARAEAELGTVAEKIAGLRAEYRAAAAEIGEAQARLAFNQRQVDRYRNLQSRGAASTVQLDEARLELDVARERIAVIRARMHQILTSLGGSLDLPTDEQAMYREAVARRNKAASDLKRTAVVASVAGIVSNMHLQPGEYLEAGDRVFTLIASERPWVEANLKETQLTHVRIGQEASFTVDAYPGRTWKAVVDSISPATGAEFAVLPAQNATGNWVKVVQRLPVRLRILDPVRDPPLRAGMTATVSIDTGRERSLGDLWGP